In the Helicobacter cetorum MIT 99-5656 genome, TGGTGCAGTATATGAATTCGCCCCCACTTCACACTTGCTATTACCAACCCAGAAAAAATGATTGTTGGCAAGGCTTTACCCCAAAGACCGCTGAAGAATTTACAAACTTACTCCTAAACATGTTTGCAGTATTTGATTCAAAATCATGGCAAGAAAATATAAAAAACGCTCCCTTTGATTTTGTGAATAGTTGGAGTCCTGGAGATTGTTGGTTTGGGCATGAAAAATGCGTGGCTCCCCATAAAGATGGTTTGGTTAATCCTAAATTTAAAAATGATATAGTTTCCCCCAATAAAGTCATAAGCGATTTTACGAGCCACATGCTACTTAAAATCATCATCTTAAAAAACTCTAGTGTGCAAGGCTTAGGAAGTGGTAGTATTACTCAGGGTAGTTTAGGAGTAGAAGCTTATGCTATTAATCCTACCACACTTTTTGGTAACGATTTGAAAACGCTCAATCTTAACGGCATAACAACCATTTTACATGAATTTAGCCACACCAAACACTACAGCCATAACGGAAACATGACTTATCAGCGAGTCCCAAAACCTGATGGCAAAGGCGATTCTGATGGCATTCCTTATGATGTTTGCTCTCGTTTTAATGGCGAAGGTAAGCCTACATATCCAGGCAATTTTCCTGATTCAGTTTATCCTGACTGCCACCATGTCCCAGCCGGATTTTTAGGCATCACCACGGCTGTGTGGCAACAACTCATGGATAAAAACGCTCTGCCGATAGATTACGCTAATTTAAGCAGTCAAAAAAGCTATAACTTAAATGCGACCCTTGATACCACAAGTTTAGCAAACTCTATGCTTAGCACACTCAAGCAAAGTTTTTTAATTTCTAGTTCCACTGCCACCCAAAAATCTTATATTTTAGAAAATGCAACCACTTCAAAAAATTTTAACGCCCCTATACTAGGGGCTAATTTAAAAATAGGCTACCAACACTACTTCAATAACTTTATAGGGTTAGCTTATTATGGCATTGTGAAATACAACTATGCCAAAGCAACTAGCAAAAAAATAGAACAATTAAGCTATGGTGGGGGAATAGATTTATTACTAGATTTTATCACTACTTATACTAAAACTTCAAAAACTACTAAGATGAATAAAAGCTTTTCTTCATCTTTTGGAGTGTTTGGTGGGTTAAGGGGGTTATATAATGGCTATCACGCATTTAATCAAGTCAAAAGAAACGCTAATTTAGATGCAGTTACTGGATTGAATTATCGCTACAAGCATTCTAAGTATTCTGTGGGTATTAGTGTACCTTTAATAGAGAGAAAGGTTAGTATCGTTTCTAATGACAATACAACAACAAACACCATCCTTTTTAATGAAGGCTCCAGCCATTTTAAGGTATTTTTTAATTATGGGTGGGTGTTTTAACCCCATTAACCCTCTTTTAAAACCTTGAAATTAACAAAAAAAAAAAACGATTTTTTTGCTTGTTATAATAACTCTTAAAAACTAAAAATATTTAAAATAATGCACTTTTTAAGGAATATTGATGAAAAAAACCTTTATTTCTTTGTATTTAGTCAATTTTATTGCACCTATTGAAGTCTTTAGTCATCCTAAAGATGGCTTTTTTATAGAAGCAGGGTTTGAAACAGGGTTGTTGCAAACTAAAGAAAGATTAATCCAAAAACCTAACAACCCTTTTGATTCTAACGCACACCGCTTGAATGGGATTGGAAAAAACGAAAAGAAACAAGAAAACAATAAAGAAAAACCGATTAAAGCCACGCAAACAAATACTCAAAAGAATGAAAAACAAGGTAATGAAAACACCGAAACCATTATTGATGTTCCTAAAGATAGCGTTATTATAGATGAAGCCCCTACTAAAAACAATCCTAATGGCGAAAGCATTATTGAAGTTCCAAGTAATGATGGCAAGATTAAAACAAATACTAAAATTGATATTGATGGCAAAGAAATGCAAGCTGAGAAAATCGCTCCTAATGTGGTGGAAGTAAATGGGGGGGACATGACGCAAAATGATGTTCCTAATGATTCACCTACTCAAAGTGCGAGTGAAGGGGCGAGCAAGGATACTTATCCTACTTTAAACAATTCAAATAGTAATACTCTAAATCATACAAGTCATTTCACAAGCCCAGACTTAAGCCAAAAAACCACGCAGCTACTCACGGATAGCAATGTTACTGATTACTACAATGCTTTCACTACATTACGACCTATAAAAACGATGTTGCTTGATAAAAGTGCCAAAACAAACTTACCCCAAGAAACCACATGGTCTACTAACGCTAATTCCTTAGATAATACCACTGCATTAAATAAAGACAATTTGGTTAATCAAGATATTGTGATACAAAATTTCTTGCCTTATGATGTGAATAATGTTGTATTAGTCATTCAAGCCAAAGACAATCAAGGCAATATTAAAGAAATACCCCTAGCTAATTTTGATAGCATTTCTAAAAACACGGAAATTAAAATTGATGCAAGCATGCTTAAAAATTTAGAGCATTTAAACGGAAGTGTAGATATTTATGACTTTAAATTTAAAACCACCACTAATTCAAACGAAGAGACTAAGCGTATTTTTACAGCCCTTGAAGGCATTAAAACCAATATTCAAGGGCGTTTTAATGACGACCCAATGGTCTATGGTTACCAACGCTATTGCGGTGATAACTGCTATACTAAAATCAATCAAACGAGCGCACAACACTATGTAAATGCCCTGCTGAATATGGCGTATGTGATTGACTCACCTGAATGGAAAAATGCCATTGACAATGCTACCTTTAGCTTTATTCATAGGGGACATTTAGTAGAACATCAAGAAGTAGTAGATAGCTTTAGAAAAGATAGCAACTTTTTTAGATTTAAGGCCTTGCGTAATGACACAGAAACCACAACGCTTTGGGGATTAGCTACACCCACAATGCTTTCTGTTACAGAAAAAGTTTTAGACCCCACTTATACCAGCATTCATGTTGACCCCAAATTAGCTCATAATGACCCCTATGCAAGCTATGGCACGCTAAGTGAACGCTTTAAATTCCATGTGCTTTTGCATGAATATTCGCACACCAAAGGCTACTTCGGGCATAGTGCTAGTATGACAGGCTATGGTGCCAATAGTTTTGCTGGCATTTCGACTAATGTGTGGACAGCCCTTAATGAAAGCAATAAATTACCCATAGATTATAAAGGCTTACAAGCAAGGGGAGAAAGAATAGGCAAGTATGGAGCTATCCAAAACCAATTTGCTCTACTCTCAACCCTAGACACTAATTTAAACCAATTTATGAGTGCCATATCTAGTTTTAGCAACAGAAACAATCCCATTCAAAACCAAACCTACTCAAATGTAATGCTAGGCTTTAACGCTAAAATGGGGTATCAAAAATATCTCAATAATTATGTGGGCTTTGCCTACTATACCATCATAAAATACAATTACTCTAAAAGTTCTGGTTATGCTGGAGTGATTCAACAAGTGGGTGCTGGGGGTGGGATAGATTTGCTATTAGATTTTCATACCAAGTTTAGTGGTAAGAGTATTAAAAGCACATTAGGTGTATTTGGCGGTTTAAGGGGGTTATATAATGGCTATAGTTTGCTTAAAAATGTGTTTAATACAGGAAATCTAGATGTGGTAAGTGGATTAAACTATCGCTACAAAAAATCTAAATATTCTGTAGGCATAGCCATTCCTTTGGTACAACAAAATTTAAAACTATCTTTAAATGATAGTGTAGGAGTAAAAGAAATCACTTTAAAAGAAGGTTCAAGCCATTTTAAGGTGTTTTTTAATTATGGGTGGGTGTTTTAGTGCGGAATAAATTGATAAAAATAATATTTTTTAAATAAAAGCGTTATTTTTATTTTATTTTCGTATAATAAAATTTTAAGTTAGTGTTGATGACCATACACTAAAAATTTATTAATCTTAATGGTGTGATAAAATCAACTATTCTTAATAAAACCAATAACCTTAAATATTCAAAACAATACAAAAAGGGAAATTATGTATGGAGCTTATCCTATAAAAACCAATCTTTTTAGTCCTTTTACCCCCTTAAAAACCCCTAAACTCCAAGCTAAATTCTTAAGGCGCATGTTTGTAAGCGCTTCTATTAGGCGTTGGAATGACCAATCATGCCCTTTAGAGTTTGTAGAATTAGACAAGCAAGCCCACAAAGCCATGATTATGTATTTGCTCGCTAAGGATTTAATCCATAGGGGTAAAAAAATAGATTTAGATATTTTGATTAAATATTTTTGCTTTGAATTTTTAGCTCGGGTGGTGCTTACTGATATTAAACCCCCTATTTTTTACAGGCTTCAAAAAACCCACAATAAAGAATTGGCTCATTATGTTGCAGAAAGCTTGAAAGATGAGATTAAAGACTATTTTTGTTTAGAAGAATTGCAAAATTATTTGAGAGAGACCCCTAACCATTTAGAAGCCCAGATTTTACAAAGTGCACATTTTTACGCTTCTAAGTGGGAGTTTGATATTATCTATCATTTCAACCCTAACATGTATGGTGTGAAAGAAATAAAAGAAAAAATTGATAAACAACTCAAAAGCAACGAACATTTATTTGAAGGGCTTTTTGGCGAAAAAGAAGATTTAAAAAAAATGGTGAGCATGTTTGGGCAATTGCGTTTTCAGAAGCGTTGGAGTCAAACCCCAAGAGTGCCAGAAACGAGTGTGTTAGGGCATACACTCTGTGTAGCTCTGATAGCCTATTTACTGAGCTTTGATTTAAATACTTGTAAAAGCATGCGAATCAATCATTTTTTGGGCGGGCTTTTTCATGATTTACCTGAAATTTTAACACGAGACATCATTAC is a window encoding:
- a CDS encoding putative outer membrane protein; translated protein: MKKTFISLYLVNFIAPIEVFSHPKDGFFIEAGFETGLLQTKERLIQKPNNPFDSNAHRLNGIGKNEKKQENNKEKPIKATQTNTQKNEKQGNENTETIIDVPKDSVIIDEAPTKNNPNGESIIEVPSNDGKIKTNTKIDIDGKEMQAEKIAPNVVEVNGGDMTQNDVPNDSPTQSASEGASKDTYPTLNNSNSNTLNHTSHFTSPDLSQKTTQLLTDSNVTDYYNAFTTLRPIKTMLLDKSAKTNLPQETTWSTNANSLDNTTALNKDNLVNQDIVIQNFLPYDVNNVVLVIQAKDNQGNIKEIPLANFDSISKNTEIKIDASMLKNLEHLNGSVDIYDFKFKTTTNSNEETKRIFTALEGIKTNIQGRFNDDPMVYGYQRYCGDNCYTKINQTSAQHYVNALLNMAYVIDSPEWKNAIDNATFSFIHRGHLVEHQEVVDSFRKDSNFFRFKALRNDTETTTLWGLATPTMLSVTEKVLDPTYTSIHVDPKLAHNDPYASYGTLSERFKFHVLLHEYSHTKGYFGHSASMTGYGANSFAGISTNVWTALNESNKLPIDYKGLQARGERIGKYGAIQNQFALLSTLDTNLNQFMSAISSFSNRNNPIQNQTYSNVMLGFNAKMGYQKYLNNYVGFAYYTIIKYNYSKSSGYAGVIQQVGAGGGIDLLLDFHTKFSGKSIKSTLGVFGGLRGLYNGYSLLKNVFNTGNLDVVSGLNYRYKKSKYSVGIAIPLVQQNLKLSLNDSVGVKEITLKEGSSHFKVFFNYGWVF
- a CDS encoding membrane protein, with the protein product MKKLYTSLLLFATLQAHQKSGFFIEGGFETGLLQGTKQQENQVKREYIDAVTHNTYADYLPLNTILKGATNLFGDANAISQLQFSALHPIKVSMKNNELTIENFLPYNLNNVKLSFKDSQGKLIDLGMIETIPKQAKIVLPERLFDNFKQISPSATYSDFEVSSTKFSDENTQRLFRALDTMTTNLMVQYMNSPPLHTCYYQPRKNDCWQGFTPKTAEEFTNLLLNMFAVFDSKSWQENIKNAPFDFVNSWSPGDCWFGHEKCVAPHKDGLVNPKFKNDIVSPNKVISDFTSHMLLKIIILKNSSVQGLGSGSITQGSLGVEAYAINPTTLFGNDLKTLNLNGITTILHEFSHTKHYSHNGNMTYQRVPKPDGKGDSDGIPYDVCSRFNGEGKPTYPGNFPDSVYPDCHHVPAGFLGITTAVWQQLMDKNALPIDYANLSSQKSYNLNATLDTTSLANSMLSTLKQSFLISSSTATQKSYILENATTSKNFNAPILGANLKIGYQHYFNNFIGLAYYGIVKYNYAKATSKKIEQLSYGGGIDLLLDFITTYTKTSKTTKMNKSFSSSFGVFGGLRGLYNGYHAFNQVKRNANLDAVTGLNYRYKHSKYSVGISVPLIERKVSIVSNDNTTTNTILFNEGSSHFKVFFNYGWVF
- a CDS encoding HD domain-containing protein, with product MYGAYPIKTNLFSPFTPLKTPKLQAKFLRRMFVSASIRRWNDQSCPLEFVELDKQAHKAMIMYLLAKDLIHRGKKIDLDILIKYFCFEFLARVVLTDIKPPIFYRLQKTHNKELAHYVAESLKDEIKDYFCLEELQNYLRETPNHLEAQILQSAHFYASKWEFDIIYHFNPNMYGVKEIKEKIDKQLKSNEHLFEGLFGEKEDLKKMVSMFGQLRFQKRWSQTPRVPETSVLGHTLCVALIAYLLSFDLNTCKSMRINHFLGGLFHDLPEILTRDIITPIKRSVVGLDDCIKEIEKEEMQEKVYSLVSQSVQEDLRYFTENEFKNRYKDKSHQIVFTKDAKELFALYNQDEYEGVCGELLKVCDHLSAFLEAKISLSHGISSADLINGFRNVYKLRKDTQICGLDLGALFRDFE